The DNA segment GCCCGGGCGGTAGTCGATGATCTCGTAGTCCATCGACGCGTAGCCCCGCGAGACGCTCTTCAGCTTGTCGTGGAAGTCGAAGAGCACCTCGCCGAAGGGCAGCTCGTACACGATGATGAAGCGGTCGTTGGCCGCCGTCATGCCCATCTGGTTGCCCCGCTTCTCCTGGCACAACGTGAGCACGGCGCCCACGTACTCCTGGGGCACGTGGATGCTCATCTTGACGAACGGCTCCTCGATTCGCTCGATGTCCTGCGGAGGCGGCAGCTTCGCGGGGTTGTCGACCCGGACGTAGTCGCCGTTGTTCTTGTAGACGTTGTAGACCACCGACGGCGCCGTGGTGATGAGGTCGAGGTTGAACTCGCGCTCGAGCCGCTCCTGGATGATTTCCATGTGGAGCAGGCCGAGGAAGCCGCAGCGGTACCCGAAGCCGAGCGCCTCGGACGAGTCGGGCTCGAAGGAAAACGCCGCGTCGTTCATCTGGAGCTTGTCGAGCGCGTCGCGGAGGGACGGGTAGTCGGACGAGTCCGTGGGGAAGATCCCCGCGAACACCATGGCCTTCACGTCCTTGAAGCCGGGGAGCGCCTCGGAGGCGCGGAGACGCTCGAGCGCGTGGGTGACCGTGTCGCCGACCTTGGCGTCGTGGACGCTCTTGATGTTCGCCGCGACGAAGCCGACCTCGCCGGGGCCGATCTCCTCGAGGGCCACCGCGAAGGGCTGGAAGCTGCCGAGCTCCGTGACCTCGTATTCGGTCTTGGTGGCCATGAAGCGGATCTTGTCGCCCTTGCGCAGAGTGCCGTCGACCACTCGCACCATCACCATGGCGCCGCGGTAGGAGTCGTACCAGGAGTCGAAGATGAGGGCGCGCAGCTTCCCGTCGGGGTTCCCGCGGGGGGGCGGCATCTTCTTCACGATCTGGGCGAGGATGTCCGGCACGCCGACGCCGGTCTTGCCGCTGCACCGCACGGCCTCGGAGCAGTCGAGGCCGATGACCGACTCGATCTGCTCCTTCGTGCCGTCTACGTCGGAGGAGGGGAGGTCGACCTTGTTCAGCACCGGCAGGATCTCGAGGCCCTGGTCGATCGCGAGGTACACGTTCGCGAGCGTCTGGGCCTCGACCCCCTGGGTCGAGTCGACGACGAGGATGGCGCCCTCGCAGGCCGACAGGCTCCGCGAGACCTCGTAGTTGAAGTCGACGTGGCCCGGCGTGTCGATCAGGTTGAACTGGTAGACCTCGCCGTCGTCGGCCTTGTACTTGAGGCGGACGTTCTGCGCCTTGATGGTGATCCCCCGCTCACGCTCGATGTCCATCTTGTCGAGGAACTGCTCACGCGACTCGCGCTGCGTGAGCGCGCCGGTGACGTCGAGGATGCGGTCGGCGAGCGTGCTCTTCCCGTGGTCGATGTGCGCGATGATCGAGAAATTGCGGATCTTGGACTGAGGCGTGGGCATGGGCGCGGTGCCTTATAGCCGAAGCGCGCGCCCCGCGCCCCTCATCCGCGCGGCCGACGGCGTGGTCGACCCGGCGGGCGGGGTCGCGCCGGCACACGCCTCACATGTTCGGGTCGTCGCTGCCGCCGCCACCCCGCGCGCGCCTGTCCTCGCCGAGCGGGAGCTGCGCGTCGAGCGTCTCTCCCAACGGGAGCTGCCCGGGCAGCATGTGCTGGTAGCGCCGAAGCACGAGGTCGATCCCCTCGCGAATGTAGACGGCGACGGGCACCTTCGTTCGCTCGTGGAGGAGCTTGAGTTGGTCGCTCTGCTCCGGCGTGACGTAGATGGTCGTGCTGATCTTCTTGCGCATGGCGGGACCGTGCAGAGGCAGGTAGAGCAGGGGACGAGTCAGCGGGTTCGGGGCGTCCGAGATCCGCCCGAACGAACATACACTACGTGAGCATACGTGACCGTCAAGCGCGATTCTGTGACGTTCAAGATCTAAGGTAACATTTTAAGTGTTGGATATAAGATGTGAATTTCTTCAAGTTGGCCCACGCGCACCGGACGCAAACAGATTTGTCGCGTGGGGAAGCTTGCTCCGCGAGCGCGACCCCGGGTAGAGTGTCCACGCTCGGCGGGCCGACACGAGGGGTGTGGTGCGCGGGTAGTTGGAGTCGAGGAGGATGCGAGTGAACGACCGAAGCCCGAAGCGGGCATGGCACGGGGTCCGGGCGGGAGCACTCTTCGTCGCGGTCTGCGCGAGCGCGTGGTCGTTGGCGGGGTGCGAAGCGTCGGAGGCGATCGTCGCTGGCAAGCGGGATCCATCGCTCGTGCGCAACACCGCGATCGTCCACGAGCCGTGCGACGCCAAGTCCGGCCAGGTGCAGGCGATGGACGCGAACCTGGACGGAAAGCCCGAGATTCAGCGCGTTTACCGCGGCGGTGTGGAGACGTGCCGCATCTCGGACCTCAACGGAGATGGTCGCCCGAACATGTACGAGTACTTCGCGCAAGACGGCACTACCGTGCGCCGCCGCGAGTACGACTACGACGACAACGGCGTCGTCAACGAGATCGAGATCTACGAGGGCGGGCGCCTCACGCGGCGCGAGATGGACACGACCAACCAGGGCCGCATCGACACGTGGGACACGTTCGACAGCGTCACCGGGAAGATCGCCAAGCGCGAGCGAGACAGCTCCCTCGACGGTCGCGTCGACCAGTGGTGGGTTTGGAAGGGCGACACGGTAGACGTGGCGATCGATCGCGACGGTGACGGCAAGCCCGACCCCGAGGCGAGCCTCCTCATCGGACCCAACGGGCAGCCGGCCTCGCCCACCGGCGGCGCGCCGAAATCTGCGACGCCCGCGACCGACGCCGACGGAGGAGCAGCGAAATGAAGACACGAACCCGCGCCGCGCTCGCCCTGAGCCTGGGCGCCACGACCTTGGCTTCCGCGGCGCTCGCGCTCATCATCGGTGGCTGCGGCGGCTCCGAGACCCGCGCCGAGGTGGCCGCGGGCGGGGCGTCCAACCAGGCGGCATGGCCATCCGACGACCGCTCGATGTGCAACTACAAGGGCAAGCCCGATCTCGAGGTGAACGAGACGGCCGGCCCGGGTGCGCTGCGCCCCAACGTCCGTCGCGTGTATCGCGTGTTCGGCGCCGCGGGCGAGTCCTCGCGCAAGGCGCTGGTCTGCCGCGAGGCCGACACGAACCTCGACGGCATCAAGGACGTCGTGCGCACCTTCAACGCCAAGGGCGAGGCGGTCCACGAGGAGAGCGATCGCAACTACGACGGTCGCGTCGACGTGTGGATCAACTTCGTCGAGGGGCGCCTCGCCCAGGAGCAGGTCGACACGAACCTCGACGGCAAGCCCGACGTGTGGAAGTTCTACGTCGAAGGCAACCTCCAGCGCATTCGCCGCGACCGGAATTTTGATGGAAAGCCGGACGTGTGGGAAATGTACCGCAACGGCAAGCTCGAGCGCATGGGCATGGACGAGACCTTCGACGGGCACGTCGATCGGTGGGATCGCGACGAGCAGCTGAAGGCCGAGCAAGAGGCGGTCGAAGCGAAGGCCCGTGAGGCCATGGAAGCCGCGTCGAAGGACGGCGGCACCGAGCCAAACCCGGCCGACGCCGGCGCCCCCGCCAAGGGCGACGCCGGCGCGAAGTAGCGCCGCGGAGCCGCCGCGAGGCGGCATCGCTCGAAGAACGCCGCCCGTGCCGCGCCTCGCGGGGTACGGGCGTCGTCGCGTTCGGGTCGGCCGACGCCGTGCTCGTAGCAGGCGCCGCGACCGACGGCCCGTGCTAGAGGGCTGCGCATGGCATCCGAGCGACTCCAGAAGATTCTCGCGCGCGGCGGCGTCGCCTCTCGCCGGGCGACCGAAGACATGATCCGCGCCGGCAGGGTGCGAGTGAACGGACGCGTGGTGACCGAGCTCGGCACGAAGGCCGATCCACGCGCCGACAAGGTCGAGCTCGACGGCAAGCGCGTCGTCGCCGAAGACGCCGTCTACGTCCTCTGCCACAAGCCGCGCGGAGTGGTGTCGACGCTGAGCGATCCCGAGGGGCGCGCGACCATGGCGACCATGCTCTCGTCGTTCGACGTTCGGCTCTTCCCCGTCGGTCGGCTCGACTTCGCGACGAGCGGCGCGCTGCTGGCGACCAACGACGGCGAGTTCTCCGACGGGCTGCTTCACCCGAAGCGCGCGGTGCCCAAGACCTACGTCGTAAAAGTGAATGGTATCATGGAGAAAGAGCACCTCGACCGCTGGCGTCGCGGGCTTGAGCTCGACGACGGTCCGACGCAGCCCGCCGAGGTCAATTTCCTCCGCCACGAGGGCGACAAGACCTGGTTCGAGCTCACCATCAAGGAGGGCAGAAACCAGCAGATTCGCCGGATGGGCGAGGCGAGCGGGTTCTTGGTGATGCGGCTCTCGCGCGTGGCCTTCGCGGGGATCACCACCGAGGGGCTGCCCCCTGGCGGCGTAAGGCCGCTGACGCGGGACGAGCTCGGCGCGCTGAAGAAGGGCTACGGCGTCCCGAAGAAGCTGCCGACGACCCTCGACCTCGCCCGCGCGCGGGAGGAGGCCGCCGCGCCCCGCCGCGTCGTCCGGAGCCGTCCTTCTCCGCGGCCGGATGCGGGGGTGGAGCCAGGTGCCCGCCGCCCTCAGCGGCTCGCCGACGACGCGCGCGGCGGCTTCCGCGAGGACGCCCCGCGGCGACGCGAGGGCGCGCCGGTCGGGCCGCGCCGCGAGGCGCGCGAGCCTTCGGGGGGGGGCGAACGGTTCGGCGCGCGCTCCACGGGGTCGAGCGGACCGTCGCGGGCTCCGCGGGGCGAAGGGGCCCCGCGAGGGGAGCGCGAGCCCGGCCCGGCTCACGCACGGGTCGAGCGAGGCGCGCCCGGCCGCCGAGGCGAGCGCTCCGCAGGGGCTCCCGAGCGCGAGCGCGGGCCGGCGCCGCGTGGGCGAGGACCCGCGCCCGAGCGTGGGCGAGGACCCGCGCCCGAGCGTGGAGGCGAGCGTGGGGCGCCGCCTGGGCGAGGACCCGCGCCCGAGCGTGGAGGCGAGCGTGGGCCGCGTGGGCGAGGACCCGCGCCCGAGCGTGGAGGCGAGCGTGGGGCGCCGCGTGGGCGAGGACCCGCGCCCGAGCGTGGAGGCGAGCGTGGGGGCCGCGTGGGCGAGGACCCGCGCCCGAGCGTGGAGGCGAGCGTGGCACGCCGCGTGGGCGAGGACCCGCGCCCGAGCGCGGAGGCGAGCGTGGCACGGCGGGCGCTCGGTACGGCGGCGGCTCCCCCGTCCGCCGCGGCTACGATGTCACCTCGGACTGGGGGGGCGGGGCAGGCCGCGGACGTGCCCCGGAGACCGGGAGGCCCGCGGCCGACGATGGTGGACGGGGAACGAGCCGCACCACCGGGACGGGCGGGGGGCCCAAGGCGCCGCCGGGCACCTACGACCGCGTGAAGGGCCGGCGCGGGTAGCGCTCGCCGCCGCGCAGACCCATGCTGCGAATGTGCATCGCGTTCGCGTGCACCACGCTTCATACATCGGGTCGTCACGCCTCGCACGGCTCGCAACTCGGCGAGAATCCTCGGTCATCAAGCGGTTCGGCGCTCTAGTCTGGAGTCCACCTGCTGCTAGAGCTAGGCGCCGGGGCGCTGGCGGCGGCGCGGGCGCGCTCTTCGCGGCGATCGCGGCGGTGGGCCCAGCGCCAGGCGAGCGCGCCGAAGAGCGCGCCGAGCGCGATCCCGACGACCACGGAGCCGAGGCCCCAGTCGAGCAGCAGCTCGGGGGCCTGCTCGAGCACGTGCTCTCGCGTGATCGGCGCGAGCTTCCCGGTGCGCAGCAGGCGGGAGCACTGGATCTCGGCGAGCACGATGAACGGCATGAAGACGAAGTTCGAGACGCGCGAGCCGAGCCACGCGTAGAGGCGGTTTCGACGGAAGAGGGTGGCGGCGAACACCGCGACCCAGCCGTGGAAGCCGACCGCGGGCGTGCACCCAGAGAAGACGCCGAGGAACACCGCCTCGCCGACCTCTCGAGGCGTCGCGCGCTCGTTTCTTGCGCGGTGCCAGAGCCGTCTGGCGAGCCGGCGAACCTTCTTCCAGGCGCGGCGTCCACGGGGCATGGTCTTGCGCGGCGCCGGCACGCCGAGCGCAATAGCAGCTTCGGAGCGGAATTCGAGCCGTCGCGCGCTCCGCTGGTACGCGGCGGTCCGCGGGGTTGGGGGTGCGCCGGCGCCCCCCAACAAACTCGCCCGCGCCCGCGCGGTGAGGCACGCTCTCCCCGTGCAGCCCGCGCAGCCCTTGGACTTCTCGTCCGCCATCGCCGCGTTCGAGTCGCATCTGCGCGCGGAGCGCAACGCGTCGCCCCACACGGTCGCCGCCTACGCGCGGGACCTGCGCGCCCTCGACGCCTTCCTGCGCGAGCGAAAGGGCCTCGCGGAGTGCGCTCCGGTTCCCCTCATCGCGGCCGACGTGTACTCGCTCCGCGGGCACCTCGGCGTCCTCGCGCGCACCCACGCGCCGCCCTCGGTTGCGCGCAAGCTCGCGGCGATACGTACTTTTTTTCGATTCCTGGTCGATCGCGGCCACCTCGCCTGCAGCCCCGCGGACGAGCTGGCGAGCCCGAAGGCCCGCCGCCCGCTGCCCACGTTCCTCTCTGTCGACGCGGCCAAGGAGGTCGTCGAATGCGCCACCGCGGCCGACGGCCCCGTGGGGGCGAGGGACCGCGCGCTGCTCGAGCTTCTCTACGGCGCTGGGGTCCGCGTGAGCGAGCTCGTCGGCCTCGACCTCGGCGACGTCGATCTTGGCGCCGGTCGCGCGCGGGTCTTGGGCAAGGGCCGCAAGGAGCGCCTCGTGCCCTTCGGCGACGCCGCGCGCGACGCGCTCGTCGAGTACCTCGCGGCGAGGCCCGCGCTCGCGCACCCCCGCACCGGCGCGCTCGATCCGAAAGCGCTCTTCGTCTCCGTGCGCGGCCGCCGCTTGCCGGTCCGCGCGGTGCAGCTGCTCGTGCGCGCCTACGGGGCGCGGGGCGCGGGGCGGGCGGACCTCCACCCCCACGCGCTGCGCCACACGTGCGCGACCCACCTCCTCGATGGCGGCGCCGATCTGCGCTCGATCCAGGAGGTCCTTGGGCACGCTTCGCTCTCGACCACGCAGCGCTACACGCACGTCTCGGTCGAGCATCTGCTGCGGGTGTACGACGGCGCGCACCCGCTCGCCCGCGCACGGCCCCGCGGGTAGCGCCGAAGGGTTGAATTCCGTCGGCGTTGGTCAGAGCCCGTGGGAGCCACGGCGCCGCGAACATTGGGCACCGCCCAAGCGCGTCACCCATCACGACTTCGATGGGAGAGGCGTCGACTGCGACGCTCGGGGCGCTGGCCCTCGAGGGGAGCGCGCACGAACCTGTTCGTGAATCCGGCGCGGTGACTTACAGTGCGCGCCGTGCTCGCTGGGATGGTTCGTAGAGCGGCGCTCTCGGTCGGCGGAGCCGCGGTCGGGGCGGCGGTGGTCGCCGCGCTAGAGGCGCGCCGCGCCGGGAGCCTGGACCTGGAGCTGCCCTCGGTGGGAGCGCTCTTCCTCTCCGACTTGGGGCTCCTCTGCCCCTTGGCGCTGGTGATTGGCGTCGGGGTCGCGGCGGCGACGGCGTACTTCGAGCCGCGCGATCTTCGCTCACCCCTCGAGCACGTCCAGGCCCTCCGCGCCGCGCCGGTGCTCGAGCGATCGCGCACGGCCGCGCTGGTGCCGCTCGCGATCGTCGCCGCCTTCGTCCTCGTCGTGGTCTCGGCACACGTCGGCAAGGCCCGCCTCGCCGAAGGGACGCCGCAGGGCGCCGGCCTGCTCCTCGGCGTGCAGACCATGGCGCTCGTGCTCGTGCTTCTGGGCCTCGTGCTCGCCCTCGGCCCGCCGCTGCGCCGCGCACTCGCGATGGGGGCGTCACGCCTCCCGTCGCTCGTGGATCCCGCGGCGACCGGCGCCGCCGCCGCGGCGCTCGTCGTGTCGCTCGTCGCGCTCGGCGTGGCGAGCGGCGACGCGAGCGGCGACGGCGCGCACGCGCTGGCGATCCTCGGCGTGCTGAAGCGCAAGGAGCTCGACCTCACGCCCATCGCCGGCGCGCTGGTGCTTGCGGCGGCTGCGTACGCGGCGCCCGTGCTCGCGCGGACCGGCAAGGGGCCGCTCGCCCCGTTGGCGGTCCTCCCGGCGGTCGTGCTCGCGCTGGCCCTGTGCTGGCGTGACGCCCTCGTCCTCAACGCGGAGCCCGAGCTCGCGCGCGGCCTCGCCCGGTACGCCTCGCTGGGGAAGGTGGGCCTCGGCGTGCTCCGGCGCGCGACCGATCGCGACCACGACGGCGCCTCGCCGCTCTTTGGTGGCGGCGACTGCGACGACCGCGATCGCGCCCGCTATCCCGAGGCGATCGACGTCCCCGGCAACGGCGTCGACGAGGACTGCTCTGGCGCCGACACTCCCGCGCCCAAACCGGTCGCGCCCCCGGTGGTCGCGGTCCCGAAGCGCGCCCACCGCTTCAACGTCGTGCTGATCACGGTCGACACGCTCCGCACGGACCTCGGCTTCATGGGCTACCCGAAGCCCGTGAGCCCGAACATGGACCGGCTGGCGAAGAAATCCGTCGTGTTCGAGAGGGCGTATGCCATGGCGTCCTACACCGGCAAGAGCCTCGGGCCCCTCCACGCGGGGAAGTTCCCGAGCGAGACGCTGCGGGACGGCGGCCACTTCAACGTCTACTCACCCAAGAACACGTTCGTGGCCGAGCGGGCCCGCGACGCGGGGTACGCGACCCTCGGCGCCATGTCGCATTTCTATTTCAAGCCGAGCTTCGGGCTCGCGCAGGGCTTCGATAAGTGGGACCTCAGCGCGATCCCGCCGGGGCTCGCCGACAACGACAACTCGATGTCGAGCGAGGCGCTTTCCACGGCGATCCTGAAGCTCCTGCGCCAGCCGAGCGGTGAGGCGAGCGGGGGCGCGGGCGACGCCGGCACCGGCGACGCGGGCGACGCGGGCGACGCGGGCGACGCGGGCGACGCGGGCATGGGCGACGCGGGCGGGGCGGGGGAGAAGCCGTTCTTCGCGTGGTTTCACTACTTCGATCCCCACGCCCAGTACGCGCCCCACCCGGAGGCCCCCAACTTCGGCGAGGGGGAGAAGGGCGCCGCGGCCTGGGTCCACGCTCAGTACGACGGCGAGGTCTGGTACACCGACAAGCACCTCGGGCGCGTGCTCGACGCGATCGAGGCGGCGCCTTGGGCCGACCGCACCGTCGTCATCCTCACGGCCGATCACGGCGAAGCGCTCGGCGATCACGGCATGAGCTGGCATGGCTCCGAGCTCTGGGAGTCCCTCGTGCGGGTCCCGCTGGTCGTCTACGTCCCCGGCGTACAGCCCCGTCGTGTCGCAGCCCGTCGGTCCCACATCGATCTTGCGCCGACGATGCTCGCGCTCATGGGCATCACCGCGCCCCCGGGTGAGCTGTCCGGCCAGAGCCTCATGCCGGAAATCGAAGGCGTCGCGGGCGCGGAGGCCGACCGCGACGTGTACATCGACATGCCCATCGGCCCGTTCAACCAGACCCGCCGCGCCCTCATCTCGGGGCCCGGCGCGGGCGTGAAGCTCCTCCACTTCGGCGGCGCCCAGTACCAGCTCTTCGACCTCGCGGTCGATCCTCAGGAGCGGAACGATCTCCACCGCGACAAGGATCGCCTCGCGCCCATGCAAGCGGCGTTGGCGGCGTTCCGCGCGCGGTTGACCGAGATCGAGGTGAAGCCCGCCGAGCAGTGAGCGGAGTGGCGCCTGTCGGGAAATCCCGACAGTGTCGGTCCCCGGGTACAGCTCAGCCGCTACGCCGCGGCCGCTGGCGCAAACTCGGTGGCGGCGAGCTCGGCGCGGAGCCGCGCGCGCGCCCGGTGGAGCCGGGATCGGACGGCGCTCTCGGTCAGGCTCAGCGTGGTCGCGATCTCGTGAAGTGACAGGTCTGCGGTGTAGTGCGCGACCACCACCTCGCGGTAGTCGTCGGGCAACGTTCGGACGGCCGCCTGCACGGCGTGGGCCTCGTCGCGCAGCGCGGCCGAGTGCTCGGCGCCGTGCTCCTCGGTCCCCGCCAGGCCGGCCAGGTCGTCGAGCTCGTAGCCGCTGGAAATGCGGGCGCGGAGTCGACGCTGCGAGCGCATCAGCATGAGCGCCTCGTTCGCGGTGACTCGAAAGAGCCAGGTCGAGAAGCTCGAGTCGCCTCGAAACGAGGCCACCCGCCGAGTGATCTGGATGAGGGCGGCCTGCAACAGATCGCGCCGATCGTCCTCCGAGACCGGGTAGCGGAGGAGCTGCTTCTCGATGACAGGGACCACCTCCGTCAGGAGATGATTCATCGACTCGCGGTCGCCGAGGGCTGCACGCTGGAGGAGCTCAGGCTGGATTCCAAAGGCCATGCTCACCCTCAGCAATCGCCGTGCCGAGCGAATCATGCGGCGTTCTCGCGAACGGCAGACCTCGCCGTCGGCACGCGCCGACAGCGGCTGGGCTCGGAATTCGCGCGCTCTCGTTGGCCGTCCGCTAAGGTGAACGAATGCTGCCGGCCGCGCTCGTGCTCCTCATGGCCGCCTCGTCGCCGGCACCCTCGGGCGGCGCGGCGCGCCCCGCCGAGTGCGCGAAGGCCGACGGTTCGAGCGGCACCAACGCGTGGGAGCGCGCCAAGGCGCCCGAGCTCACCCAGTATTGCGAGAAGCTCGCGAGCGCGACGGCGCAGCTCGTGGGGACCGAGCCCGTTTCGCCCGAGGTCCTGACCCTCGTCGACGCCGCGATCCGGCTCCGCCCACAGCGAGCACCGGGACACGCGCTCCGCGGTCGAGCCCTCGCGCGCCTCGCACGCTACCCGGAGGCCGTGGCGGCGTTCGAGGAGGCCAAGAAGCGGGACGACCGGGCGCTCGACGAGCCCCGCGCGCTCTTCGCCTTCGCACACGCCCTCGCGCGCGCTGGCCGACGCACCGAGGGGCTCGCG comes from the Myxococcales bacterium genome and includes:
- the lepA gene encoding elongation factor 4, which gives rise to MPTPQSKIRNFSIIAHIDHGKSTLADRILDVTGALTQRESREQFLDKMDIERERGITIKAQNVRLKYKADDGEVYQFNLIDTPGHVDFNYEVSRSLSACEGAILVVDSTQGVEAQTLANVYLAIDQGLEILPVLNKVDLPSSDVDGTKEQIESVIGLDCSEAVRCSGKTGVGVPDILAQIVKKMPPPRGNPDGKLRALIFDSWYDSYRGAMVMVRVVDGTLRKGDKIRFMATKTEYEVTELGSFQPFAVALEEIGPGEVGFVAANIKSVHDAKVGDTVTHALERLRASEALPGFKDVKAMVFAGIFPTDSSDYPSLRDALDKLQMNDAAFSFEPDSSEALGFGYRCGFLGLLHMEIIQERLEREFNLDLITTAPSVVYNVYKNNGDYVRVDNPAKLPPPQDIERIEEPFVKMSIHVPQEYVGAVLTLCQEKRGNQMGMTAANDRFIIVYELPFGEVLFDFHDKLKSVSRGYASMDYEIIDYRPGNLVKVDVLVNGDPLDALSIIVHRERAQNRGRSLAEKLKEFVPQQQYEVAIQAAIGGKIIARETVRALRKDVTAKCYGGDISRKRKLLEKQKEGKKRMKQVGNIEIPQKAFLAILKVEG
- a CDS encoding ribbon-helix-helix domain-containing protein, whose amino-acid sequence is MRKKISTTIYVTPEQSDQLKLLHERTKVPVAVYIREGIDLVLRRYQHMLPGQLPLGETLDAQLPLGEDRRARGGGGSDDPNM
- a CDS encoding DUF2062 domain-containing protein, with protein sequence MPRGRRAWKKVRRLARRLWHRARNERATPREVGEAVFLGVFSGCTPAVGFHGWVAVFAATLFRRNRLYAWLGSRVSNFVFMPFIVLAEIQCSRLLRTGKLAPITREHVLEQAPELLLDWGLGSVVVGIALGALFGALAWRWAHRRDRREERARAAASAPAPSSSSRWTPD
- a CDS encoding tyrosine recombinase XerC, which gives rise to MVLRGAGTPSAIAASERNSSRRALRWYAAVRGVGGAPAPPNKLARARAVRHALPVQPAQPLDFSSAIAAFESHLRAERNASPHTVAAYARDLRALDAFLRERKGLAECAPVPLIAADVYSLRGHLGVLARTHAPPSVARKLAAIRTFFRFLVDRGHLACSPADELASPKARRPLPTFLSVDAAKEVVECATAADGPVGARDRALLELLYGAGVRVSELVGLDLGDVDLGAGRARVLGKGRKERLVPFGDAARDALVEYLAARPALAHPRTGALDPKALFVSVRGRRLPVRAVQLLVRAYGARGAGRADLHPHALRHTCATHLLDGGADLRSIQEVLGHASLSTTQRYTHVSVEHLLRVYDGAHPLARARPRG
- a CDS encoding sulfatase-like hydrolase/transferase; the protein is MLAGMVRRAALSVGGAAVGAAVVAALEARRAGSLDLELPSVGALFLSDLGLLCPLALVIGVGVAAATAYFEPRDLRSPLEHVQALRAAPVLERSRTAALVPLAIVAAFVLVVVSAHVGKARLAEGTPQGAGLLLGVQTMALVLVLLGLVLALGPPLRRALAMGASRLPSLVDPAATGAAAAALVVSLVALGVASGDASGDGAHALAILGVLKRKELDLTPIAGALVLAAAAYAAPVLARTGKGPLAPLAVLPAVVLALALCWRDALVLNAEPELARGLARYASLGKVGLGVLRRATDRDHDGASPLFGGGDCDDRDRARYPEAIDVPGNGVDEDCSGADTPAPKPVAPPVVAVPKRAHRFNVVLITVDTLRTDLGFMGYPKPVSPNMDRLAKKSVVFERAYAMASYTGKSLGPLHAGKFPSETLRDGGHFNVYSPKNTFVAERARDAGYATLGAMSHFYFKPSFGLAQGFDKWDLSAIPPGLADNDNSMSSEALSTAILKLLRQPSGEASGGAGDAGTGDAGDAGDAGDAGDAGMGDAGGAGEKPFFAWFHYFDPHAQYAPHPEAPNFGEGEKGAAAWVHAQYDGEVWYTDKHLGRVLDAIEAAPWADRTVVILTADHGEALGDHGMSWHGSELWESLVRVPLVVYVPGVQPRRVAARRSHIDLAPTMLALMGITAPPGELSGQSLMPEIEGVAGAEADRDVYIDMPIGPFNQTRRALISGPGAGVKLLHFGGAQYQLFDLAVDPQERNDLHRDKDRLAPMQAALAAFRARLTEIEVKPAEQ
- a CDS encoding RNA polymerase sigma factor, yielding MAFGIQPELLQRAALGDRESMNHLLTEVVPVIEKQLLRYPVSEDDRRDLLQAALIQITRRVASFRGDSSFSTWLFRVTANEALMLMRSQRRLRARISSGYELDDLAGLAGTEEHGAEHSAALRDEAHAVQAAVRTLPDDYREVVVAHYTADLSLHEIATTLSLTESAVRSRLHRARARLRAELAATEFAPAAAA